In the genome of Cynocephalus volans isolate mCynVol1 chromosome 10, mCynVol1.pri, whole genome shotgun sequence, the window TGGGGGCCGAGCGCGTTTCCGGTGCCGGCTGCCGCAGCCGGAATTAAAGCCCAAGCAACTGGAGGGGTGAGAAGGGTTCGAGGtcctgaaaggaaaggaaaaggtgtGGTTTCGGGGGAGGAGGAAGTGAAGAGATTTAGTGAAGAAGTGAGTTCCTCTCTGagagggggcgggggcgggggactggatgggagggaggggcggggagcGCCCGTGGACAGGTGCAGACCTGTCAGCGAACGTCCCACGCCACGTGGACCCGCCTTTGTCCGTGGCTGCCTTTCCCATCAGGCCGTGACGACGCGTTGTGCCTCATTTATCTCTGTCTAGTACAGTGTTGGGCGCGAAGTTGACCCACAGTAGTGCTGGCTGAATGAATGACGGGCGTGTGTCAGCGATGTGTGTGGTGGGGCGTTTATAGGGGCTGTTTCTGGCGCTTTATAGTAGCCCCTTTTTCTCCTAGAGAATCCACACTTACCCCGCGCTCCATCGTAGGTTCTTCAGCCAGTCCGTGGGCTTTGCCTCTTTTTCTTGCAAGGACTGGGCGCTGTTATTATTTAAgggcctttctttttctttctttcttttctttcttctgatcaCCCTCCATATCCAATCATCATTTAAGGCATTTTCTTTGCACTGATTGACTGCTCGCCCTGTGGCTAGGTACCACAAACAGACACAGCAGTAAACCAGTCCTGTATGCAGGCCACAGACCGGTGGGAGGCagacatacaaacagaaaactgGAGTACAATGTTAAGGTGCAATAATAAGAGGTTATCTGAAGTACAGGAAGGTAGAGCCAGGAGGTGGTGCTGCTATCGGCATTAGGGGTTGTTTTTCAAGGTGGGGggtctcctcctttctctccctgtgGAGACAGGGCAGGTCACGAGCTCAATATTCTCTGGAAAAGGAATAGTTTGGAACAGAGGCTTTCTAGGCTTCCTTCCAGCATGACATCCCTTATCAGATGTTACAAATGGCTGTACTTCTCTTATAATCCACTGTTTATTGGCTTGTTAGAATATTCATTACATCTtggaccggcctgtggctcacttgggagagcgtggtgctgacaacaccaagtcaagggttaagatccccttaccggtcatctttaaaaaaaaaaaaaaaaagaatattcattaCATCTTAAGGTGTAGTATATATTACATAGGGTTGGGAAATCGGGATTTTGTTGCTCATTTCGGTGCTCTTAtcctgtttttttcatttgtgaaatgaaggGGGTTGTAATGGCATGTTTTCTAAAACCCATTCCAGTTCCAGTACCATGGTTGTAGCAGTAGGTCAAACTGTTTCATACTGCCTTGTATCAGACATCACTTTCACACTAGTAAAGCTACACATCAGTGTTTTTCCTCAAACTGGATTATTGAGAGTCTTATTTTCACATCCCTTACCTTAGTTCCAACACAGTATTGGGTACACAGTAGATGCTTAATAGAAGCTTATTAAATCAAATGGGATAGAAGAAGTTATAGCCCCTGCTTTTGGACCCTTTTCCACTTTGGGATATTAGTTCATAGATGAGGGGACAGGGGAAGAAGTGGGTTTTTACCAGAGAGAGACTTGGAGCTGACATAACAGATTTAAACCAGCTTTATGGGGTAATCCACTTGAGAAGGATAATGATGTAGCAGTAGACTCAGTACTgtttcagtccccttctcctatCCCCAGGACTATGGCCAGCAATGAACGTACCTTCATTGCCATCAAGCCTGATGGGGTCCAGCGGGGTCTTGTGGGAGAGATCATCAAGCGTTTTGAGCAGAAGGGATTCCGCCTCGTTAGTATGAAACTCATGCAGGTAAGTGCACTTCATTCTTCTTATTTTGATTCCTTCGTAGTACAGGGGGACGCTGAAGGTTAACCTTtgtttctcccctctcccctttttaGACTTCTCCATAGTAGGGTGAACACAAATGTCTTGACACCTGGAAACTCTTCAGTGGCTTAGCATCTTGGCTGAATCTTGAAACAAACCAAGTTATTTGTGACTTTTGAAAATTGTCTCTTTTTCCCCTTAGCAATGCAGAGTTCCACATATTACTGCAGCACTGTAGTTTCTGACTCAGAGTTCTGGGCCTGTTTGAGCTCCTGGTCTTGAGTTTCCAGAATAGATAAttttagagactttttttttttttttttttttttttctgtttgaggcAGGTTGTTTGCCAGCAAGAAAATCTTTCCATCATCAATTACCATCCACTTAGTGTCTAGCATAAAATAGACACCATAGGGTGTATGGAAGGTCAACCATGGTGTTGCCTTTGGGGAGGCCTTCCTGACACAGCAGAGAGCAGACACACCTGCAAGACACTTACAAAGCAATCTTTCAATAAATGCAAAGGATTCATTGGCCAAGAACCCTTCTTCAGACAAATCCAAGAGATGAGAATTCAAATCAAATAAATTAGGGGAcagtattttttcccattaaagGAATCAACTTTGGACCCCACAGTacattttagttgtttatttatttatttactttcctaCTAGGACATCTTAAATTTAGTTTGATTTGCAATTTAGTTTCTGTGTGATGTTTTAGAAaaactgctttatttatttatttttatgcaccTGGCCAGTATGCGGATCCgatcccttgaccttgttgttacaaggctgtgctctaaccaactggctaGCCCTAGAAAAACTTCTTTAATGTAAAAGGGGGTAGACTGATGTTAACGCTCAGGAGAGCACATGGTGGAATGGTTAGAGCCAGGTGTTAGACAAAAAATGCTTTCCAGAGGATTTGCATATTAAATTAGGTTTGAAggtaaaatgaaatgaatgaattgttGATCAAGCATTTACCATGTGCTGGGCACATCTTTTCTCATCTAGCCTTCATGACAACCCAGAGAGGTACTTATTCCTATTCTCTTGTTGTTAatgatgaggaacctgaggctcagagagattaagtaatgtgCTTGATAGCACACAGTCAGTAATGCAGGTGAGATTTTAACTTGGGTCTCTCTGACACCTAAGTGtagatgtttttctcatttatgcTGAATTTCCTATGAAGGTTATGGGTTTGGTGAAGGATGGAAGAAGAGATAGCTGACTCTAAAGGGTCATTTAAATCAGGTATGGAGGTGGGAGGCAAGGGAAAACTTGAGGTTCTCCACTCCCCTATCCGCCCCGCTGTGATCTGTTTTGCAGACTAATTGTGAATGGAACtaattaatagaattaaaagagtaTTCTGGTAAGGGAAGGCCAAGTCAGTGTGTGTAAGGAGATGACTGCTACAAAAGTCTTCCAGTTGGATAGGAAAGGACAGGGTGAAGGGTGGATCCTTACCATGGAGTGATCACATGGTTATGTAATCTTACTTTGGCAAGTGATCAACAGCTGAATGATAGGATGTTCTGGATGTGCTTTTTGGCAGCTAATATCCACATTTGTGTATCCGTAAGTGTGCAATATGCCTCATACAATGCAGTACCTCAGAAGTGGAAAAACTAAGGGATGCTTTTAGACTGTTAGCAAGTATACATGCAGTGGCAAAGAGAGAACACAGCCAAGTTGAGCTGAAACTTAAGCAGATGGTTTGCTCTCTAGCTAACTTGATTTGTTCCCATATACCAGCCCTGCAGTATGAGAAGTTCTAATTCATTCTTCAGCAAAATTATTTATTGCTAAATGTCACgtacttttgagtggtttgcctATACCTATGGGAGTCGCATGGTCAGCACACTGGGCCTTTATCATGTGAATAAATGTGAAGCATCCCTGGGAAATGGCCTGGTTCAGTTTGCGGCTTATCAAATGCTAGGACCACCTCCCTCACTTCCCTTTAGTGTTTTAGTTGGGGTTTGCTTTGGGAATGGAAATTAATTGTATTGTTAATTTTTCTGTCTAAAATGAGATGGTTGAATTTAATTATAATGTTCCGTGGTTTTATTCTGATCAATCAAGGCCAATAGGAGGAAAATTGGTTCAGAACTGCAGAAACACTTTTTAAGTCCCTGTCACTGCTCCCCTCTGGTAGTGTGGAAAATGAATTGGGTTATAACAATCAGTGAGTTGAGAGCTCACGTTTTAAAATAGCAGGATGGGTGAGGTGGAATGACTAGTTGCTGGTTCTTAGGTAGTTTCAGGGCCAATTCTCATTTTGTATCCTGTGGATTAGGCTTCTGAAGACCTTCTCAAGGAACACTACATTGACCTGAAAGACCGTCCGTTCTTTCCCGGCCTGGTGAAGTACATGCACTCAGGGCCAGTGGTTGCCATGGTGAGTGCATCTGTGTGGGACGTTGATATGAATGACTCAGTAGGGACTGGAGAAGGGTGAGTGTTGTGATTCCTGCTTCTGCTGCCAGGTCCTCACTGATGCAGAGGAAATGGGGGCAGGGCAAATTGGAGTTAGGATATGAGTCAGCTCTAGGACCTACCGAAGACAAGAAGCACTTATTTGCTGATCTGAAGAACCATGACTGGGAGGGATCCAGAGAGATCTGCCCAATTGGAAGCTTCTGGAGGGCAGGGAGATTGTCTCTTGGGTTATCGCAGTACTACTTCTCCAAGTATGTGTTTCTTGTCATCTTTGTGCCAGGCTCTTTTCTAGACACTGGGGATACAGTCACGAATGAGACAAAATCGGTATCCGTTTTCATAGTTTTCTTTGCCTATATTTCTTGAAGGAGTTGGCCAGacaataaagaaactaaattaaataaatatatgtatatattgtatatgtatataatatgtatatatatatatgtatatgtgtttgtgtgtgtatatatatatatatatatatatatatcagctAATGGTTATTAATAAGCACAGAAATGAAATAGCGTGATGTGATAGTAAATGATCCCTTTAGAGTGGATGGATTTTCAGTCTTAGGAGTGTGATTTTCAATCTTAGATctgttttggtggttggccagttaggggattcgaacccatggccttggtgttttaaggctgtgcactaaccaactgagctaaccagccaacccttgAGCTTAGATGTGAATCTAAGAAGGAGCCAGCTGTGCACAAAATCATAGCGAAGAACATTCCCAAACAAGAAAACAGCATGTGTTTATTCATTCTGtgttgcttatcacaaagtacacactgaactgggtgatttatatagaaaatgaaatttattgcttacagtttctgaggctgggaagtccaaagtccatctggtggtggtgacagtgacccaggggtgtcatattgcaagatggtggaagcagagagagcagagagagagagacagacacttttttttttgtaaaagccctcagaaccactcccttgatgaccatttttaatccattcactactgcgcgGTTCTAAGATCCaatctctttaaggctccacctttcaattaccataataggatctcctaccttcttaacagtcacaataggggctaaatttctaatacatagggccgaccccgtggctcactcgggagagtgcggtgctgggagcgcagcagcgctcctgccgcgggttcggatcctatacaggcatggccggttggctcactggctgagtgtggtcacaaaaaaggacaaaataaataaataaataaataaataaataaatttctaatacataaaacttggggggacacagttcaagcttcagcgagttttgggaggacataattcaatccattgcaGTGTGCAAAGGACCTTTGGTGGGGATGAGCTTGCCTTTTTGAAGTTGAGATGGCTGAAGCCTGGTGGGTGAGAGAAGTTAGGGTGAGATGAGTTCAGAGGCACAGACAGGGGCCACATCATATAGGGCTGTGTTGGCCATGCACATCATGAGTGTCGGGAAGCTATGGAAGGTTTTACACTTGGCATTTTAAAAAGGCTGCTCTGGCTACCTTGTGGAGAGCAGATTGTAGAAAGGCAAGAGTAAGGACAGGAAGACTGGTATCCCCAGTGCTGGAACAAGTACAtgctctacaaatatttattcataaatcAGTGTCTTTTTTTATCTCCCTTACCCACTTGCCGAATTTGTGCTTTGAATGTCATCTTAACaggcctttttatttttctttttttgaatttatagTTGCCAAATTCTCTGCTGAGATTGGTTTTCTTCCTTGACCATATCTTCTCTTGTCCTTGGAGGTCTGGGAGGGGCTGAATGTTGTGAAGACAGGCCGAGTGATGCTCGGGGAGACCaaccctgcagactccaagcctGGGACCATCCGTGGGGACTTTTGCATTCAAGTTGGCAGGTGGGATTTGGTGTTTTCTACCCTTTTCCAAAATCTTAGTTGCCACAAGaatttcagtttctgaggctggagaTAGACATGATACCATATAcaggtcaattttatttattttatttatttattggcagctggctggtctggggatccaaacccttgaccttggtgttacagcatcacgctctaaccagctgactaactggccagtcctcagTTTTAAATCAGAGTTAAttgtcttcctccttcctccttggTGTTTGGCTTTGAGGACTCTCTGCCTTTGGTTGTCATCATCACTGAGGTTGTGCCTCTGTTGAGAATTTAGAACCTGATATAACACACTTTGCCAGCCAAAGTCTTCCCTGAAGGTTCTCACTGTTTGCATCAATGTTGTTGGGAGGGCTAGATGCAGGGAGGACATTCTTCATCTTTACGTTAATGGCAGCCAtgggttttttcttttgacaGTGGTCTAATGTACCATCAAATCAAGTATACCATTTGATGCAATGGCTGAGGCTGTCTGGCAATGGGAGGGCAGCGGGCTTCTGGGCAGTTAATCCTTCTGGTCTTGGTGATGTGGCTGTCTCTTTCCCTACCAGGAACATTATTCATGGCAGTGACTCTGTGGAGAGTGCAGAGAAGGAGATCGGTTTGTGGTTTCGCCCTGAGGAACTGGTGGATTATAAGAGCTGTGCTCGGGACTGGATCTACGAGTGACACGAAGGCAGACCATGATGCTCTTCCCATCTactttccctccttcccacagTCAGCGGACTGGGCTGTAGCATAGCTAGTTATTTCTGGGAACTTCCTTATAATCTGGAAGGAAACTCTTGGAGCTGTGAGTGCTCCCTGTATAGTGTTATGTGCTACCGTCAGATTAAAATGTTTCATCCCGATGTAGGGTTCATTGAGTTGGTTTCTTTGCATTGCTGTATTGCCTTGTGTTCTTTTTCCCCTTTCATGTACTCTGGAGAACCCAAGCTAACAGAGTGTAAATACTACATAAATCATTTACGTTGGCCTGAGagatcttacacacacacacacacacaggcattctctctctccttgcccCTGCAGCCCATCCACTCTTGGCACTGAGCCAGTCCACAGCACCTATGGAGGATCTCCTAGGTTACCAAGACTGTACTGGGCACAGAGGATTCATCAGAAATAACAGATAGGCATCCTGTTCTTGAGAAGCTCTCAGGGACTCAGTGGATAGTGGAGTGTGAGAAGTTGTCACTACTCCAAAAATCAGAAAAGCTATGTGGACAGTAGGCCTGGGTTCCTGGGATGGCCTCAGACAAAGTGGGAGAAATCTTGTAAGTAGCTTTCATTTGTTAGGATATTGATTTGGTTGCTTTAACAGAGACAAGGTAGAAGTTTACTTCTCTTTcatttatcagcaccacgctctaaccagccagcccaacttctctttcatttaaaagTCCAAGCTGGTCGGTaagggtggtgatggtggtaagaCTCTGATACTTGAGGTTGTCCAGGGACCTGGTTCCTTCTAACCAAGATGGGCTACCACCCTATGTCCAAGTTCCAGTAAgttgggaagggaaggggaaggaaggagtgtCCCTTACTTTGAAAGGTACAACTCTTGAGTTTACAACCTGCAGTTCCCCTGATATcgcattggccagaacttagtcacatgacTGCCTTTCCCTGGAAGAGAAACTGTAAAATGTTATCTTTATTTGGGCTACCTTGTGCCCAGGTAAAACTCAGGAGTTCTACTATGAGAAGGTAGAAAGTGAGAATGGATATTTGGGAACAACTATGATTTTGCCACAGATTTTGTCAGGTTTTGTTTCTTGGTGTTTTCCCTGTTCACCTGGCTTTGCTAGAGGCAACAGAAGAGAAGGGACTtcccaggaggaggaggggaagaggagagttGGGAGGGGGCCACCGTCTTCTGGGGCAGCTGAGGGCTAGCTACATTTCTGTTTCACACAAAGCATGGCCTGTTTGTATTGGGGGGTGGGATGAGAGTACTTGGACTTCTGGGGAATGAACATGTATGTAGTGAGACATGAGGATTACAGCTTCctcagggagggaaggagagtgaAAGCAGAGGCTTGCAACTGACTGTCCCATAAGTAAGTAAGAGTGACCTGATCAAGGGGCAAACAACTCTCCCCTGGACAGGAAAATGTCCAGTGAGATTCCCAGACCTTTCCACAGTTGACATTTGGTAACTCTGAAAAGGAAAACCCAAATAAGTGTGCTTCAGATTGAAGCCCAAGGAAACACTGCTCCAGAGTAAGGGCAAGGGACAGTCATTACCAGTGTATTGTGGGTTAATGCTCTGCAGCTTGAAGACTGGAAAGCCAATAAGGTGTAACTGAGACCTAGATTGCCATCCATCTGGTCAGTGACAGGTGATCACAGGGGGAGCTAGAACAGCTAAGGTGAGGTCAGCTCTGAGTCCTGAGGAGAGGCACTCGGGGCTCACACCATCTCAGGGCACCAAATGCTGCACACGCTCAGAGGAGGCGCTCGCTGACTCCCCCAGGGAAGCTGGCCACCAACAAAGGTGGGCTAATGGTTTGACAGGCGGACAGGAGGTGGGAATTGTCTGCAAGTCGATGACAGACCTGATTTCTATGAGAATCTAGAATCTGGTCAGGAGCGTGTCTCAGCCTGAACTGGATAACCTGAGCACACAATAGGGCTGGGCAGGCAGGGATCCCCCTCTCAGGGTGCGAACCGGGCGGCTGAATGGGGCTGGAGAGGTAGGTGGGAGACGGGCAGCCAGGTAGCAGGGCATACTGCGAAGAGCATGGGGTATTTTGCTAAGGAGTTTGAATGCCATCCGGTAGGCAGAGGGAATCTTCAAAGCAGGGCAGAGACAGGATCAGATGGCTCTTCGAGGAGGGGCTGAGGGAGGCTCCgtctggggagaggggaggtcGAAGCGCGTTGTGAGGCCGTCAGTTATTTTAGATGAGGGAGGCTGAAGGCCTAACCCGGGCTCAAACAGAAGGGAGGGCTAGGACGGATAAGGACTGGTGGGTGCATGGGCGGAAGGGGGCGGGGAGTTAAGCTTAACGCAGGGTGCTCGGGCGGATGGTGTGAGCAGATAGTACTGACCGGTCAGAACTCAAGCCCAGGAGCAGGTTCTCCTGCGTGCGCGGGAGCATGCGGGGCTCACAGGAAGTAGTGATTGATGAGGGGTTGGGTTTAGCACGTGCGTGGTTTTACTTGTGGGACGTCCAGGTGGAGACAAGTCACTTCCTGCCTCTGCATCCCTCTCGGGCGTCTTCTGCACAGCGAGGGCGTGCACCCGGCCGGCAGCGGGGCCCTCCGGGGTGTGGCTGctccgcgccccgccccgcgccccgccccgcgccccgccccgccccgcgccccgccccgcgccccgccccgcgcccctCCTCCGCCGGCGGCTCCGGGTCCGGTGGTCTCTCCAGGTCTCGGCTTCCGCAGCGCAGCGCCTCGCAGTCGCCCCGGGCCCGGACAGCTTCCCGGTAAGGACGCGGTGGCGCTTGTCCCTGGAGAcccctcccgcccctcccccgcctgcGCCGCGTCGGGAGGATCCAGTTTGCCAGCGCCCCCCGCCTCCCGCAGGCCCCGCGCCGGGTCGGAGCCGGGCCCCTGCGGCGGACCCTCCTCCGTTATTGCCACGGGGCGGCGGTGCCGGGACCCGGCAGGCGGAAGCGTCCGAGAGCCACGCGTCCCCGCGGCGGCGGGTGGAGGGGACCGATGCGTGGCCGCGGCGCGCGAGTTGGGGGAGGAGGGCCGGGCGGGCGCCCACGTGGCCTCCGCGGCCGCTACCCGGACCCGGGTCCCGGGCCCTGACCGCACCCCTCGGCCCGCAGGACCATGGCCACCCTCGAGCGCACCTTCATCGCCATCAAGCCGGACGGCGTGCAGCGCGGCCTGGTGGGCGAGATCATCAAGCGCTTCGAGCAGAAGGGATTCCGCCTGGTGGCCATGAAGTTCCTGCGGGTAACGCGGCtcgtctctcccctcccccctctgcaGCTCGGACGCGGGTGTGTTTCCGTCCCGGCAGCGGCTTGTCCGCGTCTGCTTTCCGAATTGGAGCCCCACTTGGCTAATTTCGCTCCCGCGGGAATCCCTTTGCCCTCTGCCCCGTCCCCAGGGTTGCTGTGGCCCCCCGATCCTTCTCCGAAGCCCGGGAGGACAGGCGCCCTTGGGAAGGTTAGGCTGAGTGACGTGACTCTTGCTCCGGGGCTGGCTTCCTTCCCGCGGGGCGTCCGACCGTGGGCCGTCACCCTGCCCATCCGTCGCAGGGGGGCAGCAGGGAGTGAAGAAAGCCCGGGCCCCAGACCCCAgacccctttccctttcccctggCCCACGCGTGTCTACATATGCACAGAATGGAAGCTTGATATCCTTTTGAGCTTTGGCCCGCAACTTCGAGATGACTGAGGTTTTAGGTGTGGTGCCCTTCCTTTGGCGTGTAGTCACTATATTTTCCACGTTAAGTTTTTGAGGTGCAGATCAGAACGATCAGAACCCCTACACTTAAGTATCTACTGAAATTTTAACCAAGTTGATCAGTGAAGAGAATGTTCTCAGttatctgaaatatttaaaagggCATTGGGCATTGTGAATAGGCCGGAGTAGTTTGATATGACCTTTGTCTGGCATATTTACTTCAATTGCAGCCAAAATTTAACTTGCTAAATCTAGATTCTCAAACCACATACTTTTTACGATTATAAAATCCATAATCATAAAGACATTATGAGGGTGTCTTTATGATCTTTCTGCTAAAATGACCTCAGTTTTgttgtctggatttttttttttttaaatacgcACCTTACGAATGTGAGCTAAAATACCAAATCGGACATTTACAGAGTCTCCCATGTTAATGGGACTGTCAGAGAATGGGATGGGGCTATACTTGAAACTTTCCTGCTCATTTCCTAACTGGTTCCTCTTCTTGAATGCCAGGCCTCGGAGGAACACCTGAAGCAGCACTACAATGACCTGAAAGACCGCCCTTTCTTCCCTGGGCTGGTTAAGTACATGAACTCAGGGCCAGTTGTGGCCATGGTGAGTGCTTTGGGGGATAAAGGGCAGCCACGGAAAATTGCTTAATTCCAGCTTGttccttttttaatttaagaCATCTTCTCCAGCTACTCTAAATTCTTTGTTTTACAAATGGAGCCTGTTGGGGTTATTTAGTTAAGGGTGCAACTAGGGGcttgggaggagaaaggaaagggaatcaGACCTTAGGAAAAAAGTAGGACACTTTAAGATAACTCAGGGCTTAAGCAGAGTCTCACTTTCTACAAAAAAGGgctaaatttcttttgtttagacaggtgtttcattttatttggcagctggctggtatggggatctgaacccttgaccttggtgttatacagctgcactctaaccaactgagctaaactgcCAGCCCTAGACAGGTGTTTTTGACCTTAATGTTTCCTAGATTTAAAAAGcactttgttctattttgttgTGAAAAATTCAAACTTAAGTATATAATATACAAGGCAGAAATTCTCTGATCCTATGGTGGAAATGAAGCAATTTCTTCTGGATGGCATTAATGTCCAATTGGGAGTGAAAGAAATAGAAGTAGAGGGTATAGTAGGGAAGCACTGAAATTGTGGCGAAAGTACACCTACTTCCTGTTCCTCCCATATGACTTTTCTGCTCTTCCCTGGGACACTTTGCCCTTTCATGTCAGTCTTAGCCATCTCTTGCTCCGTCTTCTGGGACACCCTTCCCACTGATCCTATTCCAGTCTATTAACTTTTCTCTACCCTTGCTTTACCTTCTTCTCACTGTTTGTGACTGCATAAAGATTCTTTGATcttgtttatttctctctgttaGACTGGGACATCTGCAAGGTGGGGAGACTTCTCTGTATCCTAGCAATATGTTTGGAATGGAGTTTTTTATATAGGCCCATACTTACTGCTGGGGTTAGCTATAATTATATCACTGATTGGTCTCACTGATGTGTGCTGTTAGGTAGGAGTAAATGTTTGTTGCTAATGGCCTCCGCATAGGCCAGCAACCAAAACCAAACACAGATCTGATGCAATTCCTTTTCCCTACTGTCAAGGTCTGGGAGGGGCTGAATGTGGTAAAGACGGGCCGAGTGATGCTTGGGGAGACCAATCCAGCGGATTCTAAGCCAGGCACCATTCGTGGGGACTTCTGCATTCAAGTTGGCAGGTAATTTCAGGGTGGGGAGGATGTTGATGATTTTTACTCAGTGAA includes:
- the LOC134386999 gene encoding nucleoside diphosphate kinase B, producing the protein MATLERTFIAIKPDGVQRGLVGEIIKRFEQKGFRLVAMKFLRASEEHLKQHYNDLKDRPFFPGLVKYMNSGPVVAMVWEGLNVVKTGRVMLGETNPADSKPGTIRGDFCIQVGRNIIHGSDSVKSAEKEISLWFKPEELVDYKSCAYDWVYE
- the NME1 gene encoding nucleoside diphosphate kinase A — protein: MASNERTFIAIKPDGVQRGLVGEIIKRFEQKGFRLVSMKLMQASEDLLKEHYIDLKDRPFFPGLVKYMHSGPVVAMVWEGLNVVKTGRVMLGETNPADSKPGTIRGDFCIQVGRNIIHGSDSVESAEKEIGLWFRPEELVDYKSCARDWIYE